In the genome of Leishmania panamensis strain MHOM/PA/94/PSC-1 chromosome 17 sequence, one region contains:
- a CDS encoding hypothetical protein (TriTrypDB/GeneDB-style sysID: LpmP.17.1090) has product MLRSVHRTAPLAVTGTTAVLSTSAVSFALQTAQRTKYVRQPSAHWDPVHEDINAHVKRRIPGETRVDRVKRFAREWRNVELELGVYKDSRGREVKYRKTFVYRYTYPNAFDEFWWPCK; this is encoded by the coding sequence ATGCTCCGCTCAGTGCACCGCACCGCGCCGTTAGCTGTGACGGGTACGACGGCCGTATTGTCCACGTCTGCTGTGTCATTTGCCTTGCAGACGGCCCAGCGGACCAAGTACGTGCGGCAGCCTAGTGCTCACTGGGACCCTGTTCACGAGGATATCAACGCCCACGTGAAGCGCCGCATCCCCGGCGAGACGCGCGTCGATCGCGTGAAGCGCTTTGCACGTGAGTGGCGTAACGTAGAGCTGGAGCTGGGCGTGTACAAGGATTCCCGCGGTCGTGAGGTCAAGTACCGCAAGACGTTCGTGTACCGCTATACCTACCCGAACGCGTTTGA